In a single window of the Osmerus eperlanus chromosome 2, fOsmEpe2.1, whole genome shotgun sequence genome:
- the LOC134008724 gene encoding pentraxin-4, translating to MSSFRPSCGCQLLVLLLVQLQLNPGAAQPEHRTPVYQRLQRIDEQFQRFQEKTLTHLETLNRRHNVSSSLEARLQTLTDQYHGLSQDLNHLRETTSQEMDSLRESCRKIQKKSRRMEGWLASLERSLRDSSRQAQRQKQGQGDTASNFTMELQNQEGRLSSIEAQQEQLMVGLRDLQLSLGEKDVQMRQLERRVGEIVQGNGVSVRVSGRTGDPINPQDPAPPRAQTSRRDRVRTSPHLKPKHTPPHSNPQYNLHTHSQTQPQSSLKPHLHSNLHPQAYSTTEHPQPINTQERRMRTRIPLPPPQPSQRPSHREGRGRHETGRQSPEHGLIKEGAVSQFGSEWRKGKEMERRTGNEQRKISADAYREGKGGGEEERREDPAIQNLLQLPLRHKIPQLQGPRKEGNICNVDSMLLFPSASSDNYVTFARSFPNLPELSVCLWLRVDVGYIGTLLSYATEDNDNSLVLYGHRATVPRDTLDFVLGDPVYRQLHVDAVLDGRWHHLCFLWSSIEGRFWHYTDRRLTSTGSKFRKGYEVPGGGSVVLGQEQDTVGGGFDPEEGFAGRIAGFVVWNRVLSPGEVAGVATGKGVPRGVVLTLEDVAGVHGEVQKVACECLEHCV from the exons ATGTCCAGCTTCAGACCGAGCTGTGGATGCCAGCTCCTGGTTCTGCTGCTGGTCCAGCTCCAGCTCAACCCGGGGGCAGCCCAACCTGAACACAGGACACCCGTCTACCAACGCCTCCAACGTATTGACGAACAG tTCCAGCGTTTCCAGGAGAAGACTCTGACCCATTTGGAGACTTTGAACCGGCGCCACAACGTGTCCTCCAGTCTGGAGGCCCGGCTGCAGACCCTAACAGACCAGTACCACGGCCTCTCCCAAGACCTTAACCACCTCAGAGAAACCACCAGCCAGGAGATGGACTCTCTCAG GGAGTCCTGCAGGAAGATACAGAAGAAGAGCAGGCGGATGGAGGGTTGGCTGGCGTCCCTGGAGAGGAGCCTGAGAGACAGCAGCAGACAGGCCCAGAGACAGAagcaggggcagggggacacTGCCTCCAACTTCACCATGGAGCTCCAAAACCAGGAGGGGAGACTCAGCTCCATTGAAGCCCAGCAGGAGCAGCTCATGGTCGGCTTGAGGGATCTGCAGCTGTCCTTAGGGGAGAAGGACGTTCAGATGAGACAGCTGGAGCGGAGAGTTGGGGAGATCGTTCAAGGGAATGGTGTATCTGTCAGGGTGTCTGGGAGGACAGGGGACCCCATCAACCCACAGGACCCAGCACCACCCAGGGCCCAAACCTCCAGAAGAGATAGGGTCAGGACAAGCCCTCATCTCAAGCCCAAACACACCCCACCTCACTCAAACCCCCAGTACAATTTACATACCCATTCCCAAACCCAGCCCCAGTCTAGCCTCAAGCCTCATCTTCATTCCAATCTCCATCCCCAGGCTTATTCCACAACTGAACATCCTCAACCTATAAATACCCAAGAGAGAAGAATGAGGACTAGAATTCCGCTTCCACCCCCTCAACCTAGCCAGCGCCCCAGCcatagggaggggagagggaggcacgagacaggaaggcagagccCCGAGCATGGACTCATCAAGGAGGGGGCAGTATCACAGTTTGGGTCAGAGTGGAGAAAGGGCAAAGAGATGGAAAGGAGGACAGGAAACGAACAAAGAAAAATATCTGCGGACGCCTACAGagaagggaaaggagggggagaggaggagagacgggaaGATCCAGCCATCCAGAATCTTCTGCAGCTTCCTCTGAGGCACAAGATCCCCCAGCTGCAAGGACCCAGAAAGGAGGGCAACA TCTGTAACGTGGACTCCATGCTGCTCTTCCCTTCTGCATCCTCGGATAACTACGTCACCTTTGCACGGAGCTTCCCCAACCTCCCGGAGCTGTCCGTGTGTCTCTGGCTCCGCGTGGATGTGGGGTACATCGGAACGCTGCTCTCCTACGCTACCGAGGACAACGACAACAGTCTGGTACTTTACGGGCACAGAGCCACCGTACCTAGGGACACCCTAGACTTTGTGTTGGGCGACCCCGTCTACAGACAACTCCACGTGGACGCTGTCCTCGATGGCCGCTGGCACCACCTCTGCTTCCTCTGGTCCTCCATTGAGGGACGTTTCTGGCACTACACCGACCGGCGCCTCACCTCCACAGGGTCAAAGTTCAGGAAGGGCTATGAGGTACCCGGGGGTGGTTCGGTGGTGCTGGGGCAGGAGCAGGATACCGTAGGGGGAGGGTTTGACCCCGAGGAGGGGTTTGCGGGGCGTATTGCAGGGTTTGTGGTGTGGAACAGGGTGCTAAGCCCTGGGGAGGTGGCAGGGGTAGCCACAGGGAAGGGGGTACCCCGAGGGGTGGTGCTGACCCTGGAGGATGTAGCAGGTGTGCATGGAGAGGTCCAGAAGGTGGCATGTGAGTGCCTAGAACACTGTGTCTGA
- the clcn7 gene encoding H(+)/Cl(-) exchange transporter 7 isoform X1, with product MANITKKVSWSSRGDESGGGERTPLLNGSEDVRYTRQFSGGRLFQIGRLSTVDLEEEITSEEESLRSRPKEIPHNEKLLSLKYESLDYDNSENQLFLEEERRMSYVGFKCLEISRWVVCGLIGFLTGLIACFIDIAVEYMAGLKYLVVKDNIEKFTEVGGLSISLILWAVLNAAIVMLGAIIVAFFEPIAAGSGIPQIKCYLNGVKIPRVVRLKTLVVKVFGVICSVAGGLAVGKEGPMIHSGAVVAAGVSQGRSTSLKKDFKMFEYFRRDTEKRDFVSAGAAAGVSAAFGAPVGGVLFSLEEGASFWNQMLTWRIFFASMISTFTLNFFLSIYHKKPGDLSSPGLINFGRFESDSVAYNLYEIPLFIVMGAIGGLLGALFNFLNYWLTIFRIRYVHRPCLQVIEAMLVAAVTAAVSFVMIYTSNDCQPLGPDQSEEYPLQLFCDDGEYNSMATAFFNTPERSVRSLFHNPAGTYNPLTLSMFTGTYFFLACWTYGLTVSAGVFIPALLIGAAWGRLFGILLASITSTGSIWADPGKYALIGAAAQLGGIVRMTLSLTVIMVEATGNVTYGLPIMLVLMTAKIVGDYFIEGLYDIHIKLGSVPFLHWDAPATSHWLTAREVMSSPVTYFNKIEKVGTIVDVLSNTSTNHNGFPVVVRLAASDESGKICGLILRSQLIVLLKHKVFVELARSRLTQRKLQLKDFRDAYPRFPPIQSIHVSQDERECMMDLTEFMNPTPYTVPEETSLPRVFKLFRALGLRHLVVVDHENRVVGLVTRKDLARYHLGKHGLEEMQLAQT from the exons ATGGCTAACATCACGAAGAAAGTGTCGTGGTCCAGTCGAGGTGACGAGTCAGGAGGCGGTGAACGGACCCCGCTACTCAACGGTTCAGAAGACGTCAGATACACCAGACAG TTTTCCGGAGGACGTTTATTTCAAATAGGGAGGCTGAGCACGGTGGATTTAGAAGAGGAGATAACATCAGAGGAG GAGTCACTGAGGAGCCGGCCCAAGGAGATCCCTCACAATGAGAAGCTGCTGTCGCTCAAATATGAG AGTCTCGACTACGACAACAGCGAGAACCAGCTgtttctggaggaggagagacggatgAGCTACGTG GGCTTCAAGTGTCTGGAGATCAGCcgctgggtggtgtgtggtctTATCGGCTTCCTCACTGGGCTCATCGCCTGCTTCATAGACATTGCGGTAGAATACATGGCTGGACTCAAGTACTTAGTCGTCAAAGATA ACATAGAAAAGTTCACAGAGGTGGGAgggctctccatctccctcatcctctgggCTGTTCTCAATGCTGCCATCGTCATGCTGGGAGCCATTATAGTTGCCTTCTTTGAg cccattGCAGCAGGTAGTGGTATACCTCAGATCAAATGCTACCTCAATGGAGTGAAGATTCCCCGGGTGGTGCGACTCAAG ACGCTGGTGGTGAAGGTGTTCGGGGTGATCTGCTCAGTAGCAGGGGGCCTCGCTGTGGGAAAG GAAGGTCCCATGATCCACTCTGGCGCAGTGGTGGCTGCGGGAGTCTCCCAGGGCAGGAGCACTTCTCTGAAGAAAGACTTcaag atgtttGAGTATTTCCGTCGGGACACAGAGAAGAGGGACTTTGTATCAGcaggagctgctgctggagtGTCTGCTGCTTTCGGAGCACCAGTGg gTGGGGTTCTGttttctctggaggagggggcttCCTTCTGGAACCAGATGCTaacatggaggata tTTTTTGCCTCCATGATCTCCACCTTCACTCTGAACTTCTTTCTGAGCATCTACCACAAGAAACCCGGAGACCTCTCCAGCCCTGGTCTCATCAACTTCGGACGCTTTGAGAGTGAT AGTGTAGCCTACAACCTCTATGAGATCCCCCTCTTCATCGTCATGGGAGCCATAG GTGGATTGCTAGGAGCCCTATTTAACTTCCTCAACTACTGGCTGACCATCTTCAGGATCAG GTATGTGCACCGGCCCTGCCTCCAGGTAATTGAGGCCATGCTGGTTGCCgcagtgacagcagcagtgTCGTTTGTCATGATCTACACCTCAAACGACTGCCAGCCTCTGGGACCAGACCAGTCTGAGGAGTACCCGCTGCAG CTGTTCTGTGACGATGGGGAATACAATTCCATGGCGACAGCCTTCTTCAACACACCTGAGAGGAGTGTGCGCAGCCTTTTCCACAACCCCgcag GGACCTACAACCCGCTGACCCTGAGCATGTTCACGGGGACCTACTTCTTCCTGGCCTGCTGGACCTACGGTCTGACCGTGTCTGCCGGGGTGTTCATCCCCGCCCTCCTCATCGGAGCCGCCTGGGGAAGGCTCTTCGGGATCCTGCTGGCCTCCATTACCTCCACtggctct ATCTGGGCTGACCCTGGTAAATACGCCCTGATTGGAGCTGCTGCCCAGCTGG GGGGCATCGTCAGAATGACCCTCAGTCTGACTGTCATCATGGTGGAGGCCACAGGGaacgtcacctacggtcttcccATCATGCTTGTGCTCATGACGGCAAAGATCGTTGGAGACTACTTCATAGAG GGTCTGTATGATATCCACATCAAGCTAGGGAGTGTTCCGTTTCTGCATTGGGATGCCCCCGCAACCTCTCATTGGCTAACAGCCAG AGAGGTGATGAGTTCGCCAGTCACCTATTTTAACAAAATTGAAAAGGTTGGGACCATTGTTGATGTCCTCAGCAACACATCAACCAATCACAATGGCTTCCCGGTTGTTGTGCGTCTTGCTGCAAGCGATGAG TCCGGGAAGATCTGTGGACTCATCCTTCGTTCTCAACTCATTGTCCTTCTCAaacacaag gtgtttgTGGAGCTGGCGCGCTCCAGGCTGACCCAGAGGAAGCTGCAGCTCAAGGACTTCCGGGATGCCTATCCTCGCTTCCCCCCCATCCAGAGCATCCACGTCTCCCAGGACGAGCGGGAGTGCATGATGGACCTCACCGAGTTCATGAACCCCACACCCTACACTGTACCTGAG GAGACCTCTCTCCCTCGTGTGTTCAAGCTGTTCAGAGCCCTGGGCCTCAGACACCTGGTGGTAGTAGACCACGAGAATAGG GTGGTCGGGCTGGTGACACGCAAAGACCTGGCACGGTACCACCTCGGCAAGCATGGTCTGGAGGAGATGCAGCTGGCTCAGACATGA
- the clcn7 gene encoding H(+)/Cl(-) exchange transporter 7 isoform X2 — MANITKKVSWSSRGDESGGGERTPLLNGSEDVRYTRQESLRSRPKEIPHNEKLLSLKYESLDYDNSENQLFLEEERRMSYVGFKCLEISRWVVCGLIGFLTGLIACFIDIAVEYMAGLKYLVVKDNIEKFTEVGGLSISLILWAVLNAAIVMLGAIIVAFFEPIAAGSGIPQIKCYLNGVKIPRVVRLKTLVVKVFGVICSVAGGLAVGKEGPMIHSGAVVAAGVSQGRSTSLKKDFKMFEYFRRDTEKRDFVSAGAAAGVSAAFGAPVGGVLFSLEEGASFWNQMLTWRIFFASMISTFTLNFFLSIYHKKPGDLSSPGLINFGRFESDSVAYNLYEIPLFIVMGAIGGLLGALFNFLNYWLTIFRIRYVHRPCLQVIEAMLVAAVTAAVSFVMIYTSNDCQPLGPDQSEEYPLQLFCDDGEYNSMATAFFNTPERSVRSLFHNPAGTYNPLTLSMFTGTYFFLACWTYGLTVSAGVFIPALLIGAAWGRLFGILLASITSTGSIWADPGKYALIGAAAQLGGIVRMTLSLTVIMVEATGNVTYGLPIMLVLMTAKIVGDYFIEGLYDIHIKLGSVPFLHWDAPATSHWLTAREVMSSPVTYFNKIEKVGTIVDVLSNTSTNHNGFPVVVRLAASDESGKICGLILRSQLIVLLKHKVFVELARSRLTQRKLQLKDFRDAYPRFPPIQSIHVSQDERECMMDLTEFMNPTPYTVPEETSLPRVFKLFRALGLRHLVVVDHENRVVGLVTRKDLARYHLGKHGLEEMQLAQT, encoded by the exons ATGGCTAACATCACGAAGAAAGTGTCGTGGTCCAGTCGAGGTGACGAGTCAGGAGGCGGTGAACGGACCCCGCTACTCAACGGTTCAGAAGACGTCAGATACACCAGACAG GAGTCACTGAGGAGCCGGCCCAAGGAGATCCCTCACAATGAGAAGCTGCTGTCGCTCAAATATGAG AGTCTCGACTACGACAACAGCGAGAACCAGCTgtttctggaggaggagagacggatgAGCTACGTG GGCTTCAAGTGTCTGGAGATCAGCcgctgggtggtgtgtggtctTATCGGCTTCCTCACTGGGCTCATCGCCTGCTTCATAGACATTGCGGTAGAATACATGGCTGGACTCAAGTACTTAGTCGTCAAAGATA ACATAGAAAAGTTCACAGAGGTGGGAgggctctccatctccctcatcctctgggCTGTTCTCAATGCTGCCATCGTCATGCTGGGAGCCATTATAGTTGCCTTCTTTGAg cccattGCAGCAGGTAGTGGTATACCTCAGATCAAATGCTACCTCAATGGAGTGAAGATTCCCCGGGTGGTGCGACTCAAG ACGCTGGTGGTGAAGGTGTTCGGGGTGATCTGCTCAGTAGCAGGGGGCCTCGCTGTGGGAAAG GAAGGTCCCATGATCCACTCTGGCGCAGTGGTGGCTGCGGGAGTCTCCCAGGGCAGGAGCACTTCTCTGAAGAAAGACTTcaag atgtttGAGTATTTCCGTCGGGACACAGAGAAGAGGGACTTTGTATCAGcaggagctgctgctggagtGTCTGCTGCTTTCGGAGCACCAGTGg gTGGGGTTCTGttttctctggaggagggggcttCCTTCTGGAACCAGATGCTaacatggaggata tTTTTTGCCTCCATGATCTCCACCTTCACTCTGAACTTCTTTCTGAGCATCTACCACAAGAAACCCGGAGACCTCTCCAGCCCTGGTCTCATCAACTTCGGACGCTTTGAGAGTGAT AGTGTAGCCTACAACCTCTATGAGATCCCCCTCTTCATCGTCATGGGAGCCATAG GTGGATTGCTAGGAGCCCTATTTAACTTCCTCAACTACTGGCTGACCATCTTCAGGATCAG GTATGTGCACCGGCCCTGCCTCCAGGTAATTGAGGCCATGCTGGTTGCCgcagtgacagcagcagtgTCGTTTGTCATGATCTACACCTCAAACGACTGCCAGCCTCTGGGACCAGACCAGTCTGAGGAGTACCCGCTGCAG CTGTTCTGTGACGATGGGGAATACAATTCCATGGCGACAGCCTTCTTCAACACACCTGAGAGGAGTGTGCGCAGCCTTTTCCACAACCCCgcag GGACCTACAACCCGCTGACCCTGAGCATGTTCACGGGGACCTACTTCTTCCTGGCCTGCTGGACCTACGGTCTGACCGTGTCTGCCGGGGTGTTCATCCCCGCCCTCCTCATCGGAGCCGCCTGGGGAAGGCTCTTCGGGATCCTGCTGGCCTCCATTACCTCCACtggctct ATCTGGGCTGACCCTGGTAAATACGCCCTGATTGGAGCTGCTGCCCAGCTGG GGGGCATCGTCAGAATGACCCTCAGTCTGACTGTCATCATGGTGGAGGCCACAGGGaacgtcacctacggtcttcccATCATGCTTGTGCTCATGACGGCAAAGATCGTTGGAGACTACTTCATAGAG GGTCTGTATGATATCCACATCAAGCTAGGGAGTGTTCCGTTTCTGCATTGGGATGCCCCCGCAACCTCTCATTGGCTAACAGCCAG AGAGGTGATGAGTTCGCCAGTCACCTATTTTAACAAAATTGAAAAGGTTGGGACCATTGTTGATGTCCTCAGCAACACATCAACCAATCACAATGGCTTCCCGGTTGTTGTGCGTCTTGCTGCAAGCGATGAG TCCGGGAAGATCTGTGGACTCATCCTTCGTTCTCAACTCATTGTCCTTCTCAaacacaag gtgtttgTGGAGCTGGCGCGCTCCAGGCTGACCCAGAGGAAGCTGCAGCTCAAGGACTTCCGGGATGCCTATCCTCGCTTCCCCCCCATCCAGAGCATCCACGTCTCCCAGGACGAGCGGGAGTGCATGATGGACCTCACCGAGTTCATGAACCCCACACCCTACACTGTACCTGAG GAGACCTCTCTCCCTCGTGTGTTCAAGCTGTTCAGAGCCCTGGGCCTCAGACACCTGGTGGTAGTAGACCACGAGAATAGG GTGGTCGGGCTGGTGACACGCAAAGACCTGGCACGGTACCACCTCGGCAAGCATGGTCTGGAGGAGATGCAGCTGGCTCAGACATGA
- the clcn7 gene encoding H(+)/Cl(-) exchange transporter 7 isoform X3: MRGKPLKTVDMDPDHFSLSWPRSSIPLPQQESLRSRPKEIPHNEKLLSLKYESLDYDNSENQLFLEEERRMSYVGFKCLEISRWVVCGLIGFLTGLIACFIDIAVEYMAGLKYLVVKDNIEKFTEVGGLSISLILWAVLNAAIVMLGAIIVAFFEPIAAGSGIPQIKCYLNGVKIPRVVRLKTLVVKVFGVICSVAGGLAVGKEGPMIHSGAVVAAGVSQGRSTSLKKDFKMFEYFRRDTEKRDFVSAGAAAGVSAAFGAPVGGVLFSLEEGASFWNQMLTWRIFFASMISTFTLNFFLSIYHKKPGDLSSPGLINFGRFESDSVAYNLYEIPLFIVMGAIGGLLGALFNFLNYWLTIFRIRYVHRPCLQVIEAMLVAAVTAAVSFVMIYTSNDCQPLGPDQSEEYPLQLFCDDGEYNSMATAFFNTPERSVRSLFHNPAGTYNPLTLSMFTGTYFFLACWTYGLTVSAGVFIPALLIGAAWGRLFGILLASITSTGSIWADPGKYALIGAAAQLGGIVRMTLSLTVIMVEATGNVTYGLPIMLVLMTAKIVGDYFIEGLYDIHIKLGSVPFLHWDAPATSHWLTAREVMSSPVTYFNKIEKVGTIVDVLSNTSTNHNGFPVVVRLAASDESGKICGLILRSQLIVLLKHKVFVELARSRLTQRKLQLKDFRDAYPRFPPIQSIHVSQDERECMMDLTEFMNPTPYTVPEETSLPRVFKLFRALGLRHLVVVDHENRVVGLVTRKDLARYHLGKHGLEEMQLAQT; encoded by the exons ATGAGGGGAAAACCTCTTAAGACCGTTGATATGGACCCTGATCATTTCTCTCTGTCATGGCCTCGTTCCTCTATCCCCCTGCCCCAACAGGAGTCACTGAGGAGCCGGCCCAAGGAGATCCCTCACAATGAGAAGCTGCTGTCGCTCAAATATGAG AGTCTCGACTACGACAACAGCGAGAACCAGCTgtttctggaggaggagagacggatgAGCTACGTG GGCTTCAAGTGTCTGGAGATCAGCcgctgggtggtgtgtggtctTATCGGCTTCCTCACTGGGCTCATCGCCTGCTTCATAGACATTGCGGTAGAATACATGGCTGGACTCAAGTACTTAGTCGTCAAAGATA ACATAGAAAAGTTCACAGAGGTGGGAgggctctccatctccctcatcctctgggCTGTTCTCAATGCTGCCATCGTCATGCTGGGAGCCATTATAGTTGCCTTCTTTGAg cccattGCAGCAGGTAGTGGTATACCTCAGATCAAATGCTACCTCAATGGAGTGAAGATTCCCCGGGTGGTGCGACTCAAG ACGCTGGTGGTGAAGGTGTTCGGGGTGATCTGCTCAGTAGCAGGGGGCCTCGCTGTGGGAAAG GAAGGTCCCATGATCCACTCTGGCGCAGTGGTGGCTGCGGGAGTCTCCCAGGGCAGGAGCACTTCTCTGAAGAAAGACTTcaag atgtttGAGTATTTCCGTCGGGACACAGAGAAGAGGGACTTTGTATCAGcaggagctgctgctggagtGTCTGCTGCTTTCGGAGCACCAGTGg gTGGGGTTCTGttttctctggaggagggggcttCCTTCTGGAACCAGATGCTaacatggaggata tTTTTTGCCTCCATGATCTCCACCTTCACTCTGAACTTCTTTCTGAGCATCTACCACAAGAAACCCGGAGACCTCTCCAGCCCTGGTCTCATCAACTTCGGACGCTTTGAGAGTGAT AGTGTAGCCTACAACCTCTATGAGATCCCCCTCTTCATCGTCATGGGAGCCATAG GTGGATTGCTAGGAGCCCTATTTAACTTCCTCAACTACTGGCTGACCATCTTCAGGATCAG GTATGTGCACCGGCCCTGCCTCCAGGTAATTGAGGCCATGCTGGTTGCCgcagtgacagcagcagtgTCGTTTGTCATGATCTACACCTCAAACGACTGCCAGCCTCTGGGACCAGACCAGTCTGAGGAGTACCCGCTGCAG CTGTTCTGTGACGATGGGGAATACAATTCCATGGCGACAGCCTTCTTCAACACACCTGAGAGGAGTGTGCGCAGCCTTTTCCACAACCCCgcag GGACCTACAACCCGCTGACCCTGAGCATGTTCACGGGGACCTACTTCTTCCTGGCCTGCTGGACCTACGGTCTGACCGTGTCTGCCGGGGTGTTCATCCCCGCCCTCCTCATCGGAGCCGCCTGGGGAAGGCTCTTCGGGATCCTGCTGGCCTCCATTACCTCCACtggctct ATCTGGGCTGACCCTGGTAAATACGCCCTGATTGGAGCTGCTGCCCAGCTGG GGGGCATCGTCAGAATGACCCTCAGTCTGACTGTCATCATGGTGGAGGCCACAGGGaacgtcacctacggtcttcccATCATGCTTGTGCTCATGACGGCAAAGATCGTTGGAGACTACTTCATAGAG GGTCTGTATGATATCCACATCAAGCTAGGGAGTGTTCCGTTTCTGCATTGGGATGCCCCCGCAACCTCTCATTGGCTAACAGCCAG AGAGGTGATGAGTTCGCCAGTCACCTATTTTAACAAAATTGAAAAGGTTGGGACCATTGTTGATGTCCTCAGCAACACATCAACCAATCACAATGGCTTCCCGGTTGTTGTGCGTCTTGCTGCAAGCGATGAG TCCGGGAAGATCTGTGGACTCATCCTTCGTTCTCAACTCATTGTCCTTCTCAaacacaag gtgtttgTGGAGCTGGCGCGCTCCAGGCTGACCCAGAGGAAGCTGCAGCTCAAGGACTTCCGGGATGCCTATCCTCGCTTCCCCCCCATCCAGAGCATCCACGTCTCCCAGGACGAGCGGGAGTGCATGATGGACCTCACCGAGTTCATGAACCCCACACCCTACACTGTACCTGAG GAGACCTCTCTCCCTCGTGTGTTCAAGCTGTTCAGAGCCCTGGGCCTCAGACACCTGGTGGTAGTAGACCACGAGAATAGG GTGGTCGGGCTGGTGACACGCAAAGACCTGGCACGGTACCACCTCGGCAAGCATGGTCTGGAGGAGATGCAGCTGGCTCAGACATGA
- the LOC134008764 gene encoding retinal cone rhodopsin-sensitive cGMP 3',5'-cyclic phosphodiesterase subunit gamma, translated as MSSSSSSILSDGPLAPTRVTGPTTPRRGPPKFKQRMTRQFKSKPPKKGVKSFGDDIPGMEGLGTDFTVVCPWEAFSHLELHELAQFGII; from the exons ATGAGTTCTTCCAGCAGCAGCATCTTGAGCGACGGGCCCCTTGCCCCCACCAGGGTGAccggccccaccacccccaggaGAGGACCCCCCAAGTTCAAGCAGAGGATGACCCGCCAGTTCAAGAGCAAGCCCCCCAAGAAAGGGGTCAAGAG CTTTGGAGATGACATCCCTGGAATGGAGGGTCTGGGCACTG ATTTCACAGTGGTGTGTCCATGGGAAGCCTTCAGCCACCTGGAGCTCCACGAGCTGGCCCAGTTTGGCATCATCTGA